The nucleotide sequence GCAGTGAAACGAAAACAGCGAGAGatttcaaggtgagattgagacagaatttccttaattctcaacacccaagacttaAGCAAAGTATGTAGAAAAGAAGACAAGAAAacccagaggaagagaattcaattctcttttcCAATTCTCCCCAAAAACTCTAAATCTTAAGaacaacaatgaaaaataaaattgagcTCTCCACTGAAGTCCAgtaaaaaaatctgaaaagaaAAGCTCCtccaaaacttaaatcctaagctatttatacactatcttctaatgatcattaatccttgaatttgggcccttggccttgatggaattgggttgaagatagcctctgttgattgctcttggtcttgagaagaaatccgtttgcactatggactttgggatcattcacgtttgagtcaacgtttgaggcaaacgttgactcaaacatcTTCGTGTGATGGCGTTATGCAGAACGGGTGGTTgttgtcactcacgtttgagttcacgtttgaggtcaaacgtgagctcaaacgtgatcctccccaaggcaatcttcagccaacgtttgacctcacgtttgaggcaaacgttggcgcaaacgtggctcctcctccagggtattcttaagccaacgtttgacctcacgtttgaggcaaacgttggcgcaaacgttgagctcctcCAGGGTGGCTGTGCTGTtatccacgtttgaggcaaacgtgatCTTCTCAATGCTGCCTTTATTTCCATtcctgccatcccctttctttaaccttcctccaagccttttggtcacctatcatcaatcaacaaatgcatcaaagctacgctaaaatcatgagacttcttcttatccttgacatataagcaattatagcacaaaacctcatgaaaatgcatcaatttactcatggttgattgaatccaagtacacatgaatttctacccaaatggcttacttgtaactcaagaaagtgtataaaacctattaaaaacaaagaaaaaagactagtaaaactaggctaagatgccctggcatcactaccAAAGTAAATCCAAACATTATTTAACTAGCTAGATCACAACTTAAACTaaataaacctaattaaaaagaaaaattcaatttattaccaatataaataaaaggaaaaataggaagaatttaccatggtggggtgtctcccacctagcacttttagttaaagtccttaagttggacatttggtgagctccttgtcatggtggcttgtgcttgaactcatcttgaaacttccaccaacgcttgtgcttccaataagctccaacatttccaagtgaatttatgaagccttgatgaagttcttcacaagttttGAGCTTCCAAAGTTGAttatcattgttccaaccgggtggcaagaaatccgaattctcaatgaagtaccaaactcttctcttagatccaaccaattgatcactagtccaacccttgcatctagctcttgaaatcgcaaccttgatgagtcttgatttgtAACTCCAAGCActgaacatccttctcttacgcttaattccacaaagcctcctaagttggccatccgtttcaagaataccatactcaagtgggacaataaagctaatagagataagttttacctactcaaatgaaggagtagacggcaacctaggtagagaagtctccaacgatcttgacaaagcatattcaattCCTGTCCAACCTTGCCGaaggacttccaccttttgaaAAGATTCTTCACTTTCAAGCTCTTCCTTACCGAgttcatccaactcttctccgtcactcaaataaaaaaatgtggttgagagaaatctacctcaatgttgctttcaatttcaacgGGAAaaaggttcttcaaactcaagggattcacttgtggatgcaaattCAGTATTAGgatggcttgattcatgatcatcatcaccaagggaacttgcctcttgatctatcccgtccaattattcatagggaatatgccttagaggttgtgcactaccctcctcaatattaatttcaagcttcttggaggaataatctacaactctagattcccatggaggttcagcatctcctaagtcttcaaccacttcttcctcttcaacaattatggcttcctccaatcGTTCCAATTCAAAATCACATTCCTCACTTTCCACCAGAGTTCCTAGTCTCTCTTTCATGCTATGTTCTTAAtcagattctccacatgtagccatgggagttccttgagtgtccaaacgttGGAAAGCTAATCGACTTACTAACTCAGTCACGGCAGTCACAAATTCTAGTGTCATCCCTAGCATTTCTCTTTGCCCATGAAAAATAAGAtcaagggtgtcatccattggagattggggtggatggaagggttcatcaattGGGAGAAGGGGTTCATAataggagggtggttcatcatgataaggatgtggcggttcaatactctccatcttttccacttgttgcataaCACACTCCagtcccttgttctcaagttgagattccaagatctccttcatgctccgATCTTCAGTTGACTTtccacattcatccgtggaaATGCTTTGTTTGTTGAATGAGTCCCATGGGTCGATGGTGGCTCTCATTTTGGCAAtgttagccatgagagcttcgtgtgctTTTCGGTCTTCCTCTCCCTCCatttgatggatggttgcttgaagtcgaCCCATTGCTTCCTTAAAATGATCACGTGGCTCTTGTTCTTcttggctaacataattaggatcatattgctcttggattgatggatatggacattcccctatggagggttgtggtggaaaggaaaattcatcttgtggttgaaagttcgCATActttggaggtggtgtatattgaggtggtggttcttgggagtaattgtgttggaattagggtggctctatgtatggttcatttggcttataagatggttggtatggtggatatgaattatggtcatatggaggtgtttggtggtagggggcttgtgagtacggtggttcaaaactatgttgaggagggggttcaaaGGCATATGGTGGGGGTTATTGGTAACTACAACGGGATCCACCATagctattggattgatatgcatcttggaatggttgttgctcatagtacattggaggaggttgttgccaagagggttgatcaaatccttgtgactcctcccatctttgattgtcccatccttgatgcaagacttcattgtaatctccacttcctacaacataattgtaaccacactcatagccaaaggggtgagaattcatgatagtgagagaaaataaaaacaaatactaacaaaaaataatgaaaataaactcctaaaactagcaacaactaacaaggaaacgaaaaggcaaacatatttataatattcacaataaccaataataaggcacacatttgcaattctccagcaacggcgccaaaaattgatggggggaaaatgtcggtaaagattttcacaaaaatatcgcgttgcaagtatagttctaaaccgacaattaaacctcaatcaacattTAGATTGTTTGTCataaatacaaacccaataaaattaaccaaagtgttcaaacctcgggtcatctctcaagaaattacagggaagtatatttattattagatatggaaaagtatatttttgggttttgtaataagaaacaagaaagtaaaatggcaagaaaataaactaataactaagaaagctcttagcaaggaatgataattagaagtcatatcctcattatcatcatcaattgtgatggtaaatgtgaattaccttcacttagttaacctctaaccaatggaggaaggtcaagtgcatacaatcaacttgagtccacaagtcctagtcaactcatagtaagagactagctttggtgaagtttAAGCTAACCGAcaatcttcaatcaccaatcaacaaaagacttttgataactcaagagtctctaaataatcaatccaagttaagaatagaaaaatctaatttaaaacccaaccaagcattttatcaaatatttggaaggaataaaataaaagcatagaaaactaacaagaccTAGCAAactctaagactaacaattgcaagaggaaacaataacaacaaattaaagaaagcaatcataaatatgaaaatataaattgcattaatatagaTTAAAGGGaacaagaagaattcataaactaaattggcaacataaaggaatcaacaagagaagtagataaactagagtactagaacaaataaaagtagaagaaaactaaattaaaacaaggtagaaatctgaatttgggaaggaacaagactaaaaaccctaaaacctagagagaggagagagcctctctctctctagaaacctacatctaaacaTAACTAATGTGTGTATGAAAAGTGAATGATGGATAGATCCTTGATTCTGCTCCACTCCCAGCCTCTAATATGCGTTTTCAGGCtagaaactgggtccaaatcaacccagaaatcgcccccagcgagttctgttaggtgcagcatgtgacgctctgtcacgcatacgcgtcagccaCGTGTACACGTTGCTGAACAAATTCttggtcacgcatacgcatcatccacgcgtacgcgtcgcttgacatctgcatcggtcacgcgtacgcgtcatccatgcgtgtgcgtcgctgcTAGCTTCCCAAgacctcaatttcttgtgttcctttccatcctctaagccattcctgtcctagaaaacttgaaatcacttaacgcacatatcacggcatcaatggtaataaaagatgattaaaaattagcaaatttaaggccaaagaagcatattttcaatcacagcacaaaattaggaaggaaaatataaaacatgcgaattctatgaataagtgtgcaaataatggataaaatccactcaattcaacctAAAGtataccatgaaatagtggtgcatcaaccagacccaaagtgggcccaaggcccaacccaaatcTTATTAAACAAAGGAACTCAGCATCTTCTTCCTCCCTCATGAGCCATTCACGTTGAGAACTTaaggaaagagggaagaagagagTTCCAAAACAAAAACCTAGCTTTACCTTCAAATCCTTTTAACTTTTGATCCGaggctccgatcgccgcaccgtttacggccacgcgaccGTGGCGCCGAGCTCTACAAAGCTCATAACTTTGTTTctaaggtaagccacgtttttctTCCAGTTTTCTAGCCCTTTGAATTCGAAATTCTTGAGTAAAAGTGTTGATATTTTGaactctttgatgttataggatctaaTTAGCTTGAAGAGAAGGTTCAATCTCACTCCTTTGATTCTTGCGTATGGTAAGATCCTTAACCCTAAGTGAAACACTTAAGATTTTGTGATTAGTGATTGAGTTTGTATGTGTGGGTGTATGTTATGTGTATTAGgaagtgtatatatgtatgttaGAGCTTAACTGAGGTGTTGGAAAGCTTGGAGTAGGCTTGTGGTGCTAAAAAATCTACTTGAGGAAAGTGAAATTGGAAGTGTTCCGGGTTGAGCAGggaatcggccaatgtatggtttcggttttctatatctaaaatgtaatgtgatgtgaaaacttaggctagaaacCCTAAGATAGGCATTAAATTTGagatgttgttgattgattataATGGATTATTATTCGAtgaataaaaaaccaaaaaaatattttttaaaaatttaaaatgttaaaaaataaatttttttatttttgaattcttaaattataagattaaatttttttatttaaagtagaaaaataaaatgaagttcaacaatatttaataaaacaaaaaatttgtaaattttttattttttatttttaaaattttaaacaaaaaataaataaattaatgagtaattacccaaatcagtccccaacGATTTTAAAAGTGGACATTTTAGTCTCCAAAAAAAGTTAATATACAGATCAATTCCCAACGTTTTTTTCTGTCAAACATAATAATCCTCCGTCGATTTTACTTTTACTAGATatcaacctttattattattaacttagcTTTGTGCATGTGGACGATGACACTAGCATATTAATACTCTCTTTTTCGTTAGAAACAAGTAAGGTGAATAATGATGCattgaaattcaaattaaaacatTATCTTTTATtacaaacatattttttaaagtaggacatcttttgattatattaaatacaaaaatatcaaatgaTTTAACCTTAAATTTCTTGTAAaataatctctaataattttattgaacattattattattattattattattattattattattattattattattgagtgacTATATATATAAAAGTTTTTAGGGACTAGATAATTACTCTAACGAAAAATAAATTGGAGACTGATTTATCTATCggaataaaattttcgaaatatttttgtatattaatttttttgagaTTAAAATATCCACTTTTAACATTCTTGAGTAGgtaattatttattattctaaATAAAATAAGGTTTAAAATTATACGAAAAGGGTCATATTGGTAAAATCAGGAGAAATGGATGGGCTTCGCGTataaatccctaaaccctaattgCATCCCCTGTGGCCGCTCCATTATCACACACAGAAGCAGCGGCAGCAAACAAGGAGAGAAAATGACGACGAGATTCAAGAAGAACAGGAAGAAGAGAGGTCACGTCAGCGCCGGCCACGGGCGTATTGGAAAGCACCGGAAGCACCCGGGAGGTCGTGGTAACGCCGGAGGAATGCACCACCACCGCATCCTCTTCGACAAGTACCATCCCGGTTACTTCGGCAAGGTCGGTATGCGGTACTTCCACAAGCTCCGCAACAAGTTCCATTGCCCTATCGTCAACATTGACAAGCTCTGGTCCTTGGTTCCTCAAGAGTTGAAGGATAAGGCCTCCAAGGACGGTACCAAGGCGCCGTTGGTTGACGTTACGCAATTCGGTTACTTCAAGGTTTTGGGGAAGGGGGTTCTTCCTGAGAACCAACCTGTGGTCGTGAAGGCCAAGCTTGTTTCAAAGGTTGCGGAGAAGAAGATCAAGGAGGCTGGTGGTGCTGTTGTTCTCACCGCTTGATTTCTAGGGTATTATTctatttttgaataattttagggtttatgctttttACATTTTTTGTTTTTGGACTATTTTAAGATGTTGGATGTTGTTATTACTATGATATACTTTAGCTGGGTTAGTTGAAGTGTTTGGCTCGTACTTTAGTCTAATTTTTCTGTTGGATGTTTGATTATAAATTTGAAGTGGGGATCATATTAATTGGACGCTGCTTATTTAAAAACATTTATCTGAAATGCGGCATATTAAGGTGATAGTGATAGGTTTACAAGAATGAAGGGTTTGTTATGCCTTTAATTTCTTGGCATTTATAATAGAAATTGATTGTTTTAGggtttggtgattttgattcggTTATGCTTGATGCTTTTGGTTGTGGCTTGTGTTCATTTGGGGCATCAAGTTATACATTTATGGAccgttttgtggtgagtattttgTTGTCTTTTGAATAGAAGTGCAGGGAGATGTGATTAGAGCATTTTACAATGGCTTTAACATTTTCTAATCGGTGGTCATAGTAGCTTTGGTCCTTCAttgtctttctttcttctcttcactGTCTTCCTTCCACGTCAAGCAGCTTGTCAAAGTAGCATTGGAGTGTAGGTTGCATCCATTCTGCCGCCTGTTTAATGGAGATTGTAATCTAAGTTAGTAATTAGTAAATGCAACATCCAAAAACGTGGAATCATAATCCAATTTTGCTCTAATGTTGGAAGTACTTAGGGTTCTCTTTGATTCAAGGACATTTCAAAGAGAAGCGAACATAACTGTCAATGATTAAGCTCTTGGGTTAAGCCTCTTAACAAAACTTTTGGGCTTACCGTTACCCATGGCTAATTGAATCTATTTTTGTGTGCTCTTTATAAGCATATCCTTGGTTTTAGAGGAATACTAATGATTTTTTCATCGAACATTTTTTCTAAAAAGATTAATTGTTATGCAGAGGGACCTGTTTAAGAATTTTTAGAATTCTGAGTTTTGATTTCTTTTAGAGTTTTCATCGATGAGATTGATTCTTCTCAAATTTTTAGAAGACGACCTATGATTGATTagtttacaaataaaaaaattggggattgatttaataattaaaatttattaaatactaAAATACCTCATTAAAAATTTCTTAGGATATTGAAATAAGTTAGGATATTACTATTATTCTTAGGACTAAACCACCAAAAATAACCATGAAAGATTGATTCGCTGACAAAAGTAACCACAGAAGATCATAACTCCTCGTATGCCTACAATTGATTAGCTctatttgacaaaaataactaCGGACACAAGCCATATTCTCATAGCTTTGATTTCACCTTTAATCTTTTTCTCAACCTTCATGGCCATGTTAACTTTCCTCTCCCTGTGATCTATTGAAGCAATCAACACATCTTGATTAGCAACACCACATTCATGCTCATTCAGTATTCTAATCAAACACTTTGTCAAACTTTGCTATCCCCCATCAATTTCATCATTAAACAAAATAATTGCAATTGCGACTTTACAGAAGCCAAAAAATCGAAATATCAGAGATGCAGAGAAACCCTATACTTGTCTAACTATCATAAATAATGTTCCATACCTTCGAAGAGGGTAATGTTCCATACCTTCGAAGAGGGGCAACGAATAAACCATCTTCCAGGATTAGTAACCGTCAAAGATTTCAACAAGACAACATACTCACCTAGTGACATCTTCCATCtagaattttcttcttcttcatcttcgaaTGTGAAGCTCCTGAAAATTTGCTTCCTTCTCAAATTCTATGAGAATAAATGAATTTAGGGTTCTCCTGTGGAGTAGCTTGGAACGATGGATGATTGTGCTCGGGTATGATTTTACCCTGCAAAAATTGGGTTCCAACTAAGAAGAACGAAGAAAACAGTCCACGTATGCCACTCTGTTAAGGCTACATCAGGCTTGGCTATTTTTGACAAACGGAGCTAATCAATTATACGCATCTGAGGAGTTATCATCTTTCATGGTTACTTTTGTTAGCGAATCAATTTTTTATAGTTACTTTTGGTAGTTTAGtctattcttagttttatttgccAATTCCGGATCCCCATGAAATTATTAAGGTGCAGttggtttttttattttactttatttttagagtaaggtatattttttgtctttaaaatttgtctaaaattttaaaaatatttgtaagttttattttgttttaattttattccaaaaattttttatttgtattaaatatattccaacaactaaattttcaaaaaaattaagattaatctaacaaaagtgcatgaaaattatgctttgatttgtttgtgttgaaagttatttttatgaaattgttattaattttatgatttaatcctaaatttaaaaaaaaattaaccgtTTTTGTAAAATTTCAGAgacaaaaaaatatactttatctttatttttagaattttattaaaaaaagtaaattgaaaaataaaattttagtatttcttttgtttttcacagaattttataaacagaaaataataaaaataacaatgCAAATCAAACACACTTATAAAAGTGTGGAACTCCATTATGAAGTCTCGAATCGCTAGTATAGATGCATCCGCTATCAGCTTAATTTAGTTTGTGATATTGGACTAGTGAAGGGAGTCTACAGGCCTGGTATTttataaacagaaaataatgaaAATGATACATTGGTTGCGGTCGTTTCTTGTTCGATTGTTCCATCACCTTTATCTTCGTGAATACGCATGAAAGTGGACTATGAGTTTACGACACGCTGCACTATAatagtaaataactaaatataaaaGTGGAACTTGCACCAATTATATAAAACTATTGTTTTTATCTTAGTAACATTAGAGAAtatatatcttttaaaattatgtcAATTTTATTCtgataatataaattataaaaaaaattatttttataaaaaattgtagaaaacaaaaatttagaaaaagagagaaggaaagagagagagaatttgttaatttaaaaaaaaaaagattttattttaattataacaaAAGAATATTTCTTCACACATTTTAGTTTGTCAAATTAATAATATATGTAATGACCTAACTTTTGGCATGTCCGACAACTACCAATCGTTAGGTGTTATCATTTAGTCGACCAATAAAATTCTATACTCTGTATTACATACTTAGATATGAGCTTGTCGCACTTACCGATATTGCGTAAGTTAGTCAgattttatattttcatgtttAAATTAAAGAACAATTATAGATGAAACCTTATATTCACATAACAAAGTATAAAATATAGCAACCATCATATAGTGTCTCAAGgtttaattcatacattcaactGATAACATAAAAAGTCATAACAAGTATTCACCCACGATATATATAATTTAGAAGTTAGTACATAGTAGATTTATAGTTACATATATGCATACTATATATAGGACATCTCGAAACCTGACCCACACATAAGCCTCTAGTCTGGTACCTAAGCTAACATAAAGATAGTAAAATCTTACCCCTCAGAAAATACTACaaaaagagagagaaacaaaatTTAATGACCGAGGATGATCTATTATACTTCTGTCATTGTataagatgtctctggtacgggttgagagatggatcgagaacttgcgggttgaggtaAATGCTggatcacttgactggagcaatgggggaaggtacctgcaaagacactccgacgctcaagtcaaaatggatctaagaggtataaggtgtgaggaatgaatgaatacctggagggacctgggtcctcta is from Arachis ipaensis cultivar K30076 chromosome B01, Araip1.1, whole genome shotgun sequence and encodes:
- the LOC107631753 gene encoding 60S ribosomal protein L27a-3, with product MTTRFKKNRKKRGHVSAGHGRIGKHRKHPGGRGNAGGMHHHRILFDKYHPGYFGKVGMRYFHKLRNKFHCPIVNIDKLWSLVPQELKDKASKDGTKAPLVDVTQFGYFKVLGKGVLPENQPVVVKAKLVSKVAEKKIKEAGGAVVLTA